AGTACCAAATATTTTATCAAAAAATACGAATGAAAAAGCAATTGCAATTCCTATGGCCAGATTAATTCCCATTCCGCCACGACGCTTCATAGACGAAACCGCCACTGCAATAATAGTTAGAATGAAAGCAGAAACCGGCACACTGTATTTCTTATATAATACGACCAAATAAGTATTTATATTTGCTGAACCTCTTTTGCGTTCCTTATCAATAAAATCAATTAAATCGCCTAGAGAAAGCGTTTCTGCGATATAAACAACCGGTGTTAAATCAGCCAGCTCAAACTTGAACTTTACCGGTTTTTCAGGGTTTTTCTCGATTACATCGTTGAGTTCCCCGACCGTTCTTTTGGTATAATCATACAAAACATAAGTCTTCTTTTTAGGATCCCAGGTAATTCGGCTGGCAGTAATTTTATAAGTAAGTTTATCTTTTTCAAAATGCTCCAATGAAAAATTAAAAGCTGTTTTAGTTTCTTCATTAAAACTATTTACAAAAATAAAATCGTTATCATTAATCTGCCTGTAAACATTGGTATTTTCACCACGCATTAACTGTTTGCCATTTCCCTTTAAGTACGTATACCTAAAATTATTAAAACCTTCACTGGCAGCAGGGACTATAAAAAATCCCATTAAAAGTACAAAAACCGAAACGATAGAAGCACCAATAATATAAGGACGCAAAAAACGCGTAAATGAAATTCCCGAACTTAAAATAGCAATAATCTCCGTATTATTTGCAAGTTTTGAAGTAAACCAGATTACCGATAAAAATAAAAATATAGGAAACAGCGAATTCGCAAAATAAACAGTAAAGTTATAATAGTAAATGGCAATTTGCGTAAAAGGAATTTTGTTTTCCAGCATTTTATTCACCTTTTCAGAAACATCAATTACAATTCCGATGGGAATAAATAAAAGAATCATCACCGAAAAAGTGGCTAAATATCTTTTTAAAATATACTTATCTATTATTGTCAGCATATGTTTTTGTTTTTTTGTTTCAAGTTTCAGGTTTCACGTTTCAAGTTGCCATAGAGAAGCATGAAACATAAAACCTGAAACAAAAAAAACTTTTTTATAGTCTTTGACTCATATTTTTAACCATCATTTCTTTCCATGGCCTGAAGTCACCTGCCAGGATATGTTTTCTGGCTTCACGAACCAACCACATATAAAAACCAAGATTATGGATCGTAGCAATTTGCTTTCCTAAATATTCATTAGCAGCAAACAGGTGGCGCAAATAAGCTTTTGAATATTCTGTATCTACAAAAGTATGCCCCATTTCATCAATTGGCGAAAAATCAGCTTCCCACTTTTTGTTTTTGATATTAATAGTACCGTTCGCCGTAAACAACATTCCGTTTCTTGCGTTACGGGTTGGCATTACGCAGTCAAACATATCAATTCCTAACGCAATATTTTCTAATATATTAATAGGAGTTCCGACTCCCATCAAATAGCGGGGTTTATCTTCCGGTAAAATCTCACAAACAACTTCTGTCATGGCATACATTTCTTCAGCAGGCTCCCCTACTGACAATCCGCCAATAGCATTTCCTTGTTGTCCGGAATTCGCAATGTATTCAGCCGACTGGCGGCGCAAATCTTTATACGTACTCCCCTGAACAATAGGAAAAAACGTTTGCTCATAACCGTATTTATAAGGCACTTTTTCCAGATGATTAATACAACGATCTAACCAACGATGTGTCATGTGCATCGAACGCTGTGCATATCTGTAATCACAAGGATAAGGCGTACATTCATCAAAAGCCATGATAATATCAGCTCCAATCGTACGCTGAATTTCCATTACATTTTCAGGCGTAAAAAAGTGGTATGAACCGTCAATATGTGACTTAAACTTCACCCCTTCTTCTTTGATTTTTCTGTTCGAAGAAAGAGAATAAACCTGATATCCACCAGAATCTGTCAAAATATTACGATCCCAATTCATGAATTTATGCAATCCGCCTGCCTTTTCAAGAATCTCAGTTTGCGGACGCAGGTATAAATGATAGGTGTTTCCAAGGATAATATCCGGATTAATATCGTCTTTCAGCTCACGCTGATG
The Flavobacterium flavigenum genome window above contains:
- the tgt gene encoding tRNA guanosine(34) transglycosylase Tgt; the encoded protein is MKFDLLQKDPQSKARAGSITTDHGVIETPIFMPVGTVASVKGVHQRELKDDINPDIILGNTYHLYLRPQTEILEKAGGLHKFMNWDRNILTDSGGYQVYSLSSNRKIKEEGVKFKSHIDGSYHFFTPENVMEIQRTIGADIIMAFDECTPYPCDYRYAQRSMHMTHRWLDRCINHLEKVPYKYGYEQTFFPIVQGSTYKDLRRQSAEYIANSGQQGNAIGGLSVGEPAEEMYAMTEVVCEILPEDKPRYLMGVGTPINILENIALGIDMFDCVMPTRNARNGMLFTANGTINIKNKKWEADFSPIDEMGHTFVDTEYSKAYLRHLFAANEYLGKQIATIHNLGFYMWLVREARKHILAGDFRPWKEMMVKNMSQRL
- a CDS encoding LptF/LptG family permease, with amino-acid sequence MLTIIDKYILKRYLATFSVMILLFIPIGIVIDVSEKVNKMLENKIPFTQIAIYYYNFTVYFANSLFPIFLFLSVIWFTSKLANNTEIIAILSSGISFTRFLRPYIIGASIVSVFVLLMGFFIVPAASEGFNNFRYTYLKGNGKQLMRGENTNVYRQINDNDFIFVNSFNEETKTAFNFSLEHFEKDKLTYKITASRITWDPKKKTYVLYDYTKRTVGELNDVIEKNPEKPVKFKFELADLTPVVYIAETLSLGDLIDFIDKERKRGSANINTYLVVLYKKYSVPVSAFILTIIAVAVSSMKRRGGMGINLAIGIAIAFSFVFFDKIFGTLAEKSTFSPFLAVWFPNIVFGALAIYLLRNAKR